The following proteins come from a genomic window of Verrucomicrobiota bacterium JB022:
- a CDS encoding SDR family oxidoreductase → MGKLAGKKALVTAGGQGIGLAITRQLLAEGCDVAVHYFSSAVDTAALRSVCSRENAKVCGLQADLRQRDQASACVEQAVDALGGLDILINNAGSLIGRRRLNELDPDFWQDSFDLNVSSMNWITQAALPALREAQDGASIVNLASLAGRKGGHPGSLAYSTMKGAILTYTRALAQELGPEGIRVNAVAPGLILGTSFHNTHTTEESARATIAGIPLGRGGKPEDVARAVCFLASEFDGFIAGATIDINGGVYAC, encoded by the coding sequence ATGGGAAAACTTGCTGGCAAAAAAGCGCTCGTCACGGCGGGCGGACAAGGCATCGGCCTCGCCATCACGCGCCAACTGCTCGCCGAAGGCTGCGACGTGGCGGTCCATTATTTTTCCAGCGCAGTCGATACGGCCGCGCTGCGCAGCGTCTGCTCGCGCGAAAACGCCAAAGTCTGCGGCCTTCAGGCCGATTTGCGCCAGCGCGACCAGGCGTCGGCGTGCGTCGAACAGGCGGTGGACGCGCTGGGCGGCCTCGACATCCTGATCAACAACGCGGGTTCGCTCATTGGCCGCCGTCGCCTGAACGAGCTCGACCCGGACTTTTGGCAAGACTCGTTCGACCTCAACGTGTCGTCGATGAACTGGATCACACAAGCGGCTCTCCCGGCCCTGCGGGAAGCCCAGGACGGCGCGAGCATCGTCAACCTCGCCTCGTTGGCAGGCCGCAAGGGCGGGCATCCCGGCTCGTTGGCCTACTCGACAATGAAGGGCGCGATCCTTACCTACACCCGCGCGCTTGCCCAGGAGCTGGGGCCGGAGGGCATCCGGGTCAACGCCGTCGCGCCGGGCCTGATCCTCGGCACGAGTTTCCACAACACCCACACGACGGAGGAATCGGCCCGTGCCACCATCGCGGGCATCCCGCTGGGGCGCGGCGGCAAGCCCGAAGACGTGGCGCGGGCGGTCTGCTTCCTCGCCAGCGAATTCGACGGTTTTATTGCGGGAGCGACGATTGACATCAATGGTGGTGTGTATGCCTGTTGA
- a CDS encoding gluconokinase gives MPVDAPCPTPLTLLVMGVSGSGKSTIARLLAERLGGCYLDADDFHPQNNIDKMRDGVALTDEDRWPWLRTLHEELQRREAEEEIVCLACSALKQRYREVLLDGLRHKAVVMLTGTYDLLLERMTSRQGHFMPARLLTSQLATLEKPEDALNVSIAGTPEEIVEDIMRQLPQHVG, from the coding sequence ATGCCTGTTGACGCACCTTGCCCGACGCCCCTGACCTTGCTCGTGATGGGGGTCTCCGGTTCCGGTAAAAGCACCATTGCCCGCCTGCTCGCCGAGCGCCTGGGCGGCTGTTACCTGGATGCCGACGACTTCCACCCGCAAAACAACATCGACAAGATGCGCGATGGCGTGGCCTTGACCGACGAAGACCGTTGGCCGTGGCTGCGTACCTTGCATGAAGAGCTGCAGCGCCGCGAAGCGGAGGAGGAGATCGTCTGCCTCGCCTGCAGCGCGCTCAAGCAGCGCTACCGCGAAGTCTTGCTCGATGGCCTACGCCATAAGGCGGTCGTCATGCTCACGGGGACGTATGACTTGCTGCTGGAGCGCATGACCAGCCGCCAAGGGCACTTCATGCCCGCCCGCCTGCTGACGAGCCAGCTCGCCACGCTCGAAAAACCCGAAGACGCCCTCAATGTCTCCATCGCCGGCACGCCGGAGGAAATTGTGGAGGACATCATGCGCCAGCTCCCGCAACACGTGGGGTGA
- a CDS encoding hydroxyacid dehydrogenase gives MSKTILFALTDWEWQTFFPGKMRADVLSLAGKAVVVDPLSFDEAGWAQQLQDTQPDILVAAWKTPTLPDNWATLTGGRLKYLCYLAGSVRKLVNPRQLEDGLIVTNWGNTISRVVAECALMLAIACMRRASYWTISMHREGTWKTPDTITGSVFERRIGIHGFGAISRELVKLLQPFDTTISTYSPRVPDQLLAEYNVHRADTLEDLFADNDIVFELAALTPENTGVVTEELLRRIPEGGAFVNIGRGAVVDEAALARVAADGKIQVGLDVYGQEPLPADSPFRHNDAILTLPHLGGPTTDRRQDSGRLAIQNLKAFLQGGDLESVVNVDVYQRAS, from the coding sequence ATGTCCAAAACCATCTTATTTGCCCTGACCGACTGGGAATGGCAGACGTTTTTCCCCGGCAAGATGCGCGCCGATGTGCTGTCGCTCGCGGGTAAAGCCGTCGTCGTCGATCCGCTCTCCTTCGATGAAGCGGGTTGGGCCCAGCAACTGCAGGATACGCAGCCCGACATCCTCGTCGCCGCATGGAAAACGCCGACGCTGCCCGACAACTGGGCCACGTTGACGGGAGGGCGCCTCAAATACCTCTGCTACCTGGCTGGGTCGGTGCGCAAGCTCGTCAACCCCCGCCAACTGGAGGACGGCCTCATCGTCACCAACTGGGGCAACACCATTTCCCGCGTCGTGGCGGAGTGCGCGCTGATGCTCGCCATCGCCTGCATGCGCCGCGCCAGCTACTGGACCATCTCCATGCACCGCGAGGGCACCTGGAAGACTCCCGACACCATCACCGGCTCGGTCTTCGAGCGCCGCATCGGCATCCACGGCTTTGGCGCGATCTCGCGCGAGCTGGTCAAGCTGCTCCAGCCCTTCGACACCACCATTTCGACCTACTCGCCGCGTGTGCCCGACCAGTTGCTGGCCGAATACAATGTGCACCGCGCCGACACCCTCGAAGACCTCTTTGCCGACAACGACATCGTCTTCGAACTGGCCGCGTTGACGCCCGAGAACACGGGAGTCGTGACGGAAGAGCTGTTGCGCCGGATCCCCGAGGGCGGGGCGTTCGTCAACATCGGGCGTGGGGCCGTGGTCGATGAGGCCGCACTGGCCCGCGTCGCTGCCGACGGCAAGATCCAGGTGGGCCTCGACGTCTACGGGCAGGAGCCGCTGCCTGCCGACTCGCCTTTCCGCCACAACGACGCCATCCTCACGCTGCCCCACCTCGGCGGCCCCACCACCGACCGCCGTCAGGATTCCGGTCGCCTCGCGATCCAGAACCTCAAGGCCTTCCTGCAAGGCGGCGATCTCGAATCCGTCGTCAACGTCGACGTCTACCAACGCGCTTCATAA
- a CDS encoding LacI family DNA-binding transcriptional regulator: protein MSKKRISQTEIAQQLGVSQTLVSMALNGRTSEVAKATYDRIWAFAMEHGYSPRGMKIKPLGEVQPQPFTMGYVLRSPIRMATKSNFFSHVTQGMHEYLSDKGLKMTFLGSESDFSTDNPPSLEGFARYLQGIAVMGQVQPEFLDLICQLKRPIAMVSARAPGICHSVNSNERQAADLLVGHLYNLGHREFAFFSSRATPGRHLERYEALLSALRARGINLKPENLLLEDEAERRFGYQAAEKVLAREPSQVPTAWVFQNGLMARGAVNRLFQAQIRLGAEVSVAAFDRTRVMEEEIPGITGAAARPEDLGREVARILLESAQDEDSAHAYTDLVLPAELTVRETTGAPVGLRARA, encoded by the coding sequence ATGTCGAAGAAGCGCATCAGTCAGACCGAGATCGCCCAGCAGCTTGGCGTCTCGCAAACCCTGGTTTCCATGGCCCTAAATGGGCGCACGAGCGAAGTGGCCAAAGCGACGTATGATCGCATCTGGGCCTTTGCGATGGAGCACGGATACTCCCCGCGCGGGATGAAGATCAAACCGCTGGGAGAAGTTCAGCCCCAACCGTTTACGATGGGTTACGTGTTGCGCAGCCCCATCCGTATGGCCACGAAGAGCAACTTCTTCAGTCACGTGACGCAGGGGATGCACGAGTATCTCAGCGACAAGGGGCTGAAGATGACGTTCCTCGGCTCCGAGAGCGATTTCTCCACCGATAATCCGCCATCGTTAGAAGGCTTCGCCCGCTACCTGCAAGGTATTGCGGTGATGGGGCAGGTGCAGCCGGAGTTCCTCGATCTCATCTGCCAGTTGAAGCGCCCCATTGCGATGGTCAGCGCCCGCGCCCCCGGCATCTGCCACAGCGTCAATTCCAACGAGCGCCAGGCGGCAGACCTGTTGGTCGGCCACCTGTATAACCTGGGGCACCGCGAATTCGCTTTCTTTTCCTCCCGCGCTACGCCCGGGCGGCACTTGGAGCGGTACGAGGCCCTCCTTTCAGCCCTGCGCGCGCGTGGGATCAACCTCAAGCCTGAGAATCTGTTGCTCGAAGACGAGGCGGAGCGCCGCTTCGGCTATCAGGCGGCGGAAAAAGTCCTCGCTCGCGAGCCCTCCCAAGTCCCCACCGCATGGGTGTTCCAGAACGGGCTCATGGCACGCGGCGCAGTCAATCGGCTCTTCCAGGCGCAGATCCGCCTCGGGGCCGAGGTCAGCGTGGCCGCCTTCGACCGCACGCGCGTGATGGAAGAGGAGATCCCCGGTATCACCGGTGCCGCCGCCCGCCCGGAAGATCTGGGCCGCGAAGTCGCTCGCATCCTCCTCGAATCGGCGCAGGACGAAGACAGCGCCCATGCCTATACCGACCTCGTGCTGCCGGCCGAATTGACGGTGCGCGAGACGACGGGGGCGCCAGTGGGCCTGCGCGCCCGCGCCTGA
- a CDS encoding TonB-dependent receptor plug domain-containing protein: MNIRVVPSLRQLRLLATTGWVAASLLPATTWAQDEADETEVFELSPFVIQSTDDDGYRAATSVSGTSLNTRLQDLPMSIQPITADFINDTGATDFDSALAYSSGVFTDSREASRGTSGPNANRSSSSSERSASASARGARFANIVNIRGFDVPFQNRYGFRSGGLVIDPGGDATALGGLLDSVNIERMEVVKGPNSLLYGVGVLSGIVNVIPKRPMLEEAYEFSLGVGSYDYFRTTGDVTGPIFQNDDHSLAYRILGAYQSNATWTDWRQDEDEYLAGQLEYRWKNKLTVFGEVQYGKTRQEGIGSQWIYDDLSDSNDDLWRNYYDEQHNYARETGTIGELAPIDYSSGNPLHSTLDQNARGIQGGGLDSSTRLTGPDTWAEREEMNYLLDVTLTPFEGFTFSVGTYYTETDTEEFTVDARIENNQISSININQILDRDVPGVSDLVYSRLNPAAGNRTNRNLSSNYDDLKLGAYYWTYEPTHSESFQWRARTVYDFDTPFLFDTEARHTFLLGYHYIKDKVDYVEGNEEAFIAWNPEDPANDALHFFAPDDYSVLRYNGEQVALAGDSYNNTEIFFHGFYGIYHGRFFDDRVGLIAGVRHDIYNAKTAQYARVPIWDGAGNPPEGSDYVTREQLATGRWSEAGFRYIDNPTNKTYGLGSYIDSFDEDVEETTKTFAANYRLLTGLTVYALYSEGIAPNTGLIDGNSKTIPAESTESREIGIKWEILENKLTGSLAVYNIKRENAIWYFTHAPAPNRWEGVPDELRPPGFGGNSGTEFDPTPNDDYVLNYGVDSFFITEEDRERITWMQDGVRLLSNTRPDVSGVPASTPYVYQNPDNPREFLPATGLYRIEDQSGGSASDRRTVYFFKYDDLDAGGLRPIMERAFNATQYSSDIPGSFDPIRYVRTPAGTSNNNTAGNNPSASRSTGANVTFEDEATGWDLSLIYTPLDNWEIVFNFAHTEREAQGAFNMSDFTDLTTGISYAGTEYDQIVRIFGREAFGITSNDTDGDGVPDQFLDQNGNEISQSNPLRPSEATGGIDGLSLFFQSEDTARLWTKYTFTEGPLQRLGIGFGAKWNGPAQTSIPIGGNSLGANRFATPEAPERWEFEMGVYYGFTWNDTKWNLRLNVFNLLDDTYDSAQVRYIDDLTGRGEVNKRYEQYYAPRTFRLTASVSF, translated from the coding sequence ATGAACATTCGTGTTGTCCCCTCCCTGCGACAGCTTCGGCTTTTGGCCACAACCGGATGGGTGGCCGCCAGCCTTCTGCCCGCGACCACCTGGGCCCAAGATGAGGCCGACGAAACCGAGGTCTTCGAGCTGTCCCCCTTTGTGATCCAATCCACGGATGACGACGGCTACCGCGCCGCGACCAGTGTCTCGGGCACCAGCCTGAACACGCGGCTGCAAGACCTGCCGATGAGCATCCAGCCGATCACCGCCGACTTTATCAACGATACCGGCGCCACCGATTTCGACTCTGCGCTCGCCTATTCCTCCGGCGTCTTTACCGACAGCCGCGAGGCCTCCCGCGGCACCAGCGGCCCCAACGCCAACCGTAGCTCGTCCTCTTCGGAGCGCTCGGCCTCGGCCAGTGCTCGCGGCGCCCGCTTTGCCAACATCGTCAACATTCGCGGCTTCGACGTTCCTTTCCAGAATCGCTACGGCTTCCGCTCCGGCGGCCTCGTGATCGACCCGGGTGGCGACGCCACCGCGTTAGGCGGCCTGCTCGACTCCGTCAACATCGAGCGGATGGAAGTGGTCAAGGGCCCGAACTCGCTGCTCTACGGGGTAGGGGTGCTCTCGGGTATCGTCAACGTCATCCCCAAGCGCCCGATGCTGGAGGAAGCCTACGAGTTTTCCCTCGGCGTGGGCTCCTACGACTACTTCCGCACCACGGGCGACGTTACCGGCCCGATCTTCCAGAACGACGACCACTCGCTGGCCTACCGCATCCTCGGCGCCTACCAGAGCAACGCAACTTGGACGGACTGGCGTCAGGACGAAGACGAATACCTCGCCGGCCAGCTGGAATACCGCTGGAAGAACAAGCTGACCGTCTTTGGCGAAGTCCAGTACGGCAAAACCCGGCAGGAGGGCATCGGCAGCCAATGGATCTACGACGACCTGAGCGACTCCAACGACGACCTCTGGCGCAACTACTACGACGAGCAACACAACTACGCCCGCGAGACCGGCACGATCGGCGAGCTGGCCCCGATCGACTACTCCAGCGGCAATCCGCTGCACAGCACCCTCGACCAGAATGCGCGCGGCATCCAGGGCGGCGGTCTTGACTCCAGCACCCGCCTCACTGGGCCCGACACCTGGGCCGAGCGTGAGGAGATGAATTACCTGCTCGACGTGACGCTGACGCCCTTCGAGGGCTTCACCTTCTCCGTCGGCACCTACTATACCGAGACGGATACCGAGGAATTCACGGTCGATGCGCGGATCGAGAACAACCAGATTTCGAGCATCAACATCAACCAGATCCTTGACCGCGATGTGCCCGGTGTCTCCGATCTGGTTTACAGCCGCCTCAACCCCGCCGCTGGCAACCGGACCAATCGCAACCTTTCCTCGAACTACGACGACCTGAAGCTGGGTGCCTACTACTGGACTTACGAGCCGACGCATTCCGAGTCGTTTCAATGGCGCGCCCGCACGGTTTATGATTTCGACACGCCGTTCCTCTTTGATACCGAGGCTCGCCACACCTTCCTCCTCGGCTACCACTACATCAAGGACAAGGTCGACTACGTAGAAGGCAACGAAGAGGCTTTCATTGCCTGGAATCCTGAAGACCCGGCCAATGACGCGCTCCACTTCTTCGCACCCGACGACTATTCGGTGCTCCGCTACAACGGCGAACAGGTGGCCTTGGCGGGCGACTCCTACAACAACACCGAGATCTTTTTCCACGGCTTTTACGGTATCTACCACGGTCGCTTCTTTGACGACCGCGTGGGCCTGATCGCCGGGGTCCGCCACGACATCTACAACGCCAAGACCGCCCAATATGCCCGCGTGCCGATCTGGGACGGCGCCGGCAACCCCCCGGAAGGCTCAGACTACGTGACGCGCGAGCAATTGGCCACCGGCCGCTGGAGCGAAGCAGGCTTTCGCTACATCGACAATCCGACCAACAAGACCTACGGCCTCGGTTCCTACATCGACAGCTTCGACGAGGACGTCGAGGAAACGACCAAAACTTTTGCCGCCAACTACCGCCTGTTGACCGGCCTGACCGTGTATGCCCTCTACTCCGAAGGCATCGCGCCCAACACGGGCCTGATCGACGGCAACAGCAAGACCATCCCGGCCGAAAGCACCGAATCGCGCGAAATCGGCATCAAGTGGGAGATCCTGGAAAACAAGCTCACCGGCAGCCTCGCGGTCTACAACATCAAGCGTGAGAACGCCATCTGGTACTTTACCCACGCCCCGGCTCCCAACCGCTGGGAGGGCGTACCCGATGAGCTGCGCCCGCCGGGCTTTGGCGGCAATAGCGGCACCGAGTTCGATCCCACGCCCAATGATGACTATGTGCTGAATTACGGGGTCGACTCCTTCTTCATCACGGAAGAAGACCGCGAGCGTATTACCTGGATGCAAGACGGCGTCCGACTGCTGAGCAACACCCGCCCTGACGTCAGCGGGGTACCGGCTTCGACCCCCTACGTTTACCAGAATCCCGATAACCCGCGCGAATTTCTGCCTGCGACCGGCCTCTACCGGATCGAGGACCAGAGCGGCGGCAGCGCTTCCGACCGGCGGACCGTCTACTTCTTCAAATACGACGATCTCGATGCGGGCGGCCTCCGACCCATCATGGAGCGCGCCTTCAACGCCACCCAATACTCGTCGGACATCCCAGGCTCCTTCGACCCGATCCGCTATGTGCGCACACCGGCTGGTACCAGCAACAACAACACTGCTGGTAACAACCCCTCCGCCTCCCGCTCGACCGGTGCCAACGTGACGTTCGAGGACGAGGCTACCGGTTGGGACCTGTCCCTGATCTACACTCCGCTCGACAACTGGGAGATCGTCTTCAACTTCGCCCACACCGAGCGCGAAGCCCAGGGTGCCTTCAACATGTCTGACTTTACGGACCTGACGACCGGCATCTCCTATGCAGGCACGGAGTACGACCAGATCGTGCGCATCTTCGGACGCGAAGCTTTCGGCATCACCTCCAACGACACCGATGGCGATGGCGTGCCCGACCAGTTCCTCGACCAGAATGGCAACGAGATCAGCCAGAGCAACCCGCTGCGCCCGAGTGAGGCCACTGGCGGCATCGACGGGCTGAGCCTCTTTTTCCAATCCGAAGATACCGCGCGCCTCTGGACCAAATACACCTTTACCGAAGGTCCTCTGCAGCGCCTCGGCATCGGCTTTGGTGCCAAGTGGAACGGCCCGGCGCAAACTTCCATCCCCATCGGCGGCAACTCGCTAGGCGCCAACCGCTTTGCCACGCCCGAAGCCCCGGAGCGCTGGGAATTCGAAATGGGCGTCTACTACGGTTTCACCTGGAACGACACCAAATGGAACCTGCGCCTCAACGTCTTCAACCTGCTCGACGACACGTATGACTCCGCCCAGGTGCGCTATATCGACGACCTGACGGGCCGCGGCGAAGTCAACAAGCGCTACGAGCAGTATTACGCTCCGCGGACTTTCCGCCTCACGGCGTCCGTCAGTTTCTGA
- a CDS encoding transporter, with product MRISPYDLFVVIFYFGFLASIGLLTRKFVSDTSDYFRGGGQMLWWMTGATAFMTQFSAWSFTGAASHAYSNGPIILTIFFANALGFFINYAYFAPKFRQLRVITPIQAVRQRLGRANEQFFTWIFLPTNIAYAGIWLNGLAVFLATVFGFDLQTTIIVTGLIVLFNSTIGGAWAVVSSDFMQTLILMMIAVTTAIFSLAKIGGPVELFEQFPAENIFLGNDVNYPLLIISWMVLIFVKQFASTNNIMEASRYLNAKDSKNARYAGLMASMLFVFGPILWFIPPMVCAVYYPDLSTVFPQLGARASEASYVKMAIDTLPAGMIGLLIAGMFAATISSMDSGLNRNAGIFVKNFYLAVVRPAASEKEQMLVSKSVTVILGLCVIGAGLFFSSLKTLGLFDIMLQFGSLVAMPVTIPLIMMMVVRKTPDWSGWSTVVLGLTISYFARDHFNATFWDTTFSLGLSQREINDLDAMQGILLSSTILPTWFLFTKLFYREPKGARADETRMYWDNINTPVLETEHKVSLDGRQGKTLGTLAGGYGLFVALLFLIPNPIGGRITFILCGGFMMGLGYLLYWGYNKEAIKARRAARANRA from the coding sequence ATGAGAATCAGCCCCTACGACTTGTTCGTGGTCATCTTCTACTTTGGGTTCCTGGCCTCCATCGGCCTGCTGACCCGCAAATTCGTGTCCGACACCAGCGACTACTTTCGCGGCGGCGGACAGATGCTGTGGTGGATGACTGGCGCCACCGCCTTCATGACCCAATTCAGCGCCTGGAGCTTCACGGGCGCGGCGAGCCACGCCTACAGCAACGGCCCGATCATCCTCACGATCTTTTTCGCCAACGCGCTCGGCTTCTTCATCAACTACGCGTATTTCGCGCCGAAATTCCGCCAGCTGCGGGTGATCACCCCGATTCAGGCCGTGCGGCAACGCCTGGGCCGGGCCAACGAGCAGTTCTTTACCTGGATCTTTCTCCCCACCAACATCGCTTACGCCGGCATCTGGCTCAACGGCCTCGCCGTGTTTCTCGCGACGGTGTTCGGCTTCGACCTGCAAACGACGATCATCGTCACCGGGTTGATCGTGCTGTTCAACTCCACCATCGGCGGCGCGTGGGCCGTGGTGTCGTCGGACTTCATGCAGACGCTGATTCTGATGATGATCGCCGTCACCACCGCGATTTTTTCGCTGGCCAAGATCGGCGGCCCGGTCGAGCTGTTTGAGCAGTTCCCGGCCGAAAACATCTTCCTCGGCAACGACGTGAACTACCCCCTGCTGATCATCAGCTGGATGGTGCTGATCTTCGTGAAGCAGTTCGCCTCGACCAACAACATCATGGAGGCCTCGCGCTATCTGAATGCCAAGGATTCCAAGAACGCACGCTACGCCGGCCTGATGGCGTCGATGCTTTTTGTCTTCGGGCCCATCCTGTGGTTCATCCCGCCGATGGTTTGCGCCGTCTATTACCCGGACCTTTCGACCGTGTTCCCGCAGCTCGGCGCGCGTGCATCGGAAGCGTCTTATGTCAAGATGGCCATCGACACCCTCCCGGCGGGCATGATCGGCCTGCTGATCGCGGGCATGTTTGCCGCCACCATCTCCTCGATGGACAGCGGCCTCAACCGCAACGCCGGCATCTTTGTGAAGAATTTCTACCTTGCCGTGGTCCGCCCCGCCGCTTCGGAAAAGGAGCAGATGCTCGTCAGCAAGAGCGTCACCGTCATTCTCGGCCTGTGCGTAATCGGTGCCGGCCTGTTTTTCAGCAGCCTGAAGACGCTCGGCCTGTTCGACATCATGCTGCAGTTTGGGTCGCTCGTGGCGATGCCGGTGACGATCCCGCTGATCATGATGATGGTCGTGCGCAAGACGCCCGACTGGTCGGGCTGGTCGACCGTGGTGCTGGGCCTCACCATCAGCTACTTCGCCCGCGACCACTTCAACGCCACCTTCTGGGACACCACCTTCAGCCTCGGCCTCTCGCAGCGCGAGATCAACGACCTCGATGCCATGCAGGGCATCCTCCTGAGCAGCACCATCCTGCCCACCTGGTTCCTCTTCACCAAACTCTTCTACCGCGAGCCTAAGGGTGCGCGCGCCGATGAGACCCGCATGTATTGGGACAACATCAATACGCCCGTGCTGGAGACCGAGCACAAGGTGAGCCTCGATGGCCGGCAGGGCAAAACGCTGGGCACGCTCGCGGGCGGCTACGGGCTCTTCGTGGCACTGCTCTTCCTCATCCCCAACCCCATCGGCGGGCGGATCACGTTTATCCTCTGCGGCGGCTTCATGATGGGCCTCGGCTACCTGCTCTACTGGGGCTACAACAAGGAAGCCATCAAGGCGCGCCGCGCCGCCCGCGCCAACCGAGCCTGA
- a CDS encoding class I mannose-6-phosphate isomerase, with product MDLLPLLPNRVWRTYPGGRELDRLEGKPVPRDDHWPEDWLASTTRAINPHPTRDDEGLAQVELAGERRYFRDLLQAHAQDWLGAAHVARHGPEPRVLVKLLDAAVRLHFQAHPTAAFAQQHGLGPSGKAEAYHILSIRPEVAEPYIYLGFQHPPTRAELKRMIEQQDLAALEACFERIPVQPGDTFFIPGGFPHAIGEGIMMVEIMEPSDLAVRFEFEKAGYVLPESARFMGRGLDFCLDVFNYDAVSVETMRQLYAFRPHEVRKWEGSGKHYHLIGPETTPCFRVDLSVFDGPSRRPVDQAFIGIVTGGRGTIQAGRREWTVEPFDRFFVPASSGGLDIRPVGSEPLKLLECLPPEA from the coding sequence ATGGACCTTCTGCCACTCCTCCCCAACCGCGTCTGGCGCACCTACCCGGGCGGTCGCGAACTCGACCGCCTGGAAGGCAAGCCTGTTCCCCGCGACGACCACTGGCCGGAAGACTGGCTGGCCTCCACCACCCGCGCCATCAATCCCCACCCCACCCGGGACGACGAGGGGCTGGCGCAGGTAGAGCTGGCCGGCGAGCGGCGCTACTTCCGCGACCTGCTGCAGGCCCACGCGCAAGACTGGCTGGGCGCGGCTCATGTGGCCCGCCACGGTCCGGAGCCGCGCGTGCTGGTCAAGCTGCTCGATGCCGCCGTGCGCCTGCACTTCCAGGCGCACCCAACGGCGGCCTTTGCCCAGCAGCACGGGCTCGGCCCGTCGGGCAAGGCAGAGGCCTACCACATCCTATCCATCCGCCCGGAAGTGGCGGAGCCGTATATCTACCTCGGCTTCCAGCATCCGCCCACCCGGGCGGAGCTGAAACGCATGATCGAGCAACAGGACCTGGCCGCGCTGGAGGCGTGCTTTGAGCGTATACCCGTGCAACCGGGCGACACCTTCTTCATCCCCGGCGGCTTCCCACACGCGATCGGCGAAGGCATCATGATGGTCGAGATCATGGAGCCCTCCGACCTCGCGGTACGCTTCGAGTTCGAGAAGGCGGGCTACGTCTTGCCCGAATCGGCCCGCTTCATGGGTCGCGGGCTCGACTTCTGCCTCGACGTCTTCAACTACGATGCGGTTTCGGTCGAGACGATGCGCCAGCTCTATGCCTTTCGCCCGCACGAAGTGCGCAAGTGGGAAGGTTCGGGCAAGCACTACCACCTGATCGGGCCAGAAACGACCCCCTGCTTCCGTGTCGACCTCAGTGTGTTCGACGGCCCTTCCCGACGACCGGTCGACCAAGCCTTTATCGGCATCGTTACCGGCGGGCGCGGCACGATTCAGGCCGGCCGCAGGGAATGGACCGTCGAGCCTTTCGACCGGTTCTTCGTGCCGGCCAGCAGCGGCGGGCTGGACATCCGCCCCGTCGGATCAGAGCCGCTGAAGCTGCTGGAATGCCTCCCGCCTGAGGCCTGA